A DNA window from Portunus trituberculatus isolate SZX2019 chromosome 47, ASM1759143v1, whole genome shotgun sequence contains the following coding sequences:
- the LOC123520780 gene encoding trissin receptor-like isoform X2, translating to MVLHRRMRSHTNFFLTNLAVADLCVAVFCIYQNFAMYVIQDWYFGKFLCLMYQFVNQLSYTASVIILVVVSGERYLAIVEPLRAKSLLTRRNMIVTMALVWVVSALYSCPRLLYFTVQEYPVEGGGTEAMCLLRRDQFDTRIWDVVSLTLLYLLPLALLSLLYARIAQTLWRSGRQLAAAASPYPSTAAAAAADYATFKTQHTASVSSSSSSGGVEGPGMEGDGTPRSHCREQKSHVARGSVKSIMSTYVSMASMRDEGSRINHASPDIIPLSPRNQGRGDGTTIIRRASPRVPCRSMHLHPSPLVLRARRNVINMLVVVVVSFAACSLPFHTRKMLQYYWASYNHNSDASYIITPVTFLLMYANSAVNPILYTFMSRKFRTSSRDLLTCRLWQARRPRPPRPTVVARLIGRDKVVTHMV from the exons atggtgctgcACAGAAGAATGAGGAGCCACACCAACTTCTTCCTCACCAACCTGGCTGTGGCTGACTTGTGCGTGGCTGTCTTCTGCATCTACCAGAATTTTGCCATGTACGTCATTCAGGA CTGGTATTTTGGCAAGTTCCTGTGCTTGATGTATCAGTTCGTAAACCAGCTGAGCTACACGGCCTCCGTCATCATTCTGGTAGTGGTGAGCGGCGAGCGGTATCTGGCCATCGTGGAGCCGCTCAGGGCTAAGAGTCTCCTCACCCGCAGAAACATGATC GTAACGATGGCTCTTGTGTGGGTCGTCTCTGCTCTGTACTCTTGTCCTCGCCTCCTTTACTTCACG GTGCAGGAGTATCCAGTGGAGGGAGGCGGCACGGAGGCCATGTGTCTGCTGAGGCGGGATCAGTTTGACACCCGCATCTGGGACGTGGTGAGCCTGACGCTGCTGTACCTGCTGCCGCTCGCCCTGCTGTCACTGCTGTATGCTCGCATTGCTCAAACACTGTGGCGCTCCGGACGTCagctcgccgccgccgcctctcctTATCCTTCCACGGCTGCAGCGGCGGCTGCTGACTACGCCACCTTCAAGACACAGCACACCGCTTCCGTCAGCTCCAGTTCCAGCAGTGGCGGCGTGGAAGGCCCCGGCATGGAAGGTGACGGGACGCCACGCAGCCATTGTAGAGAACAGAAATCACACGTGGCCCGCGGCTCAGTCAAGTCCATCATGTCCACGTACGTTTCCATGGCATCCATGCGGGACGAAGGGTCGAGGATCAACCACGCGTCCCCTGACATCATTCCTCTGTCTCCTCGCAACCAAGGCAGAGGCGAcggcaccaccatcatcaggaGAGCCTCTCCCCGAGTGCCGTGCCGCTCCATGCACCTCCACCCGTCACCACTAGTTTTACGTGCTCGGCGCAATGTTATCaacatgctggtggtggtagtggtaagctTCGCCGCCTGCTCGCTGCCCTTCCACACCCGCAAGATGCTGCAATACTACTGGGCCAGCTATAACCACAATTCCGATGCCTCCTACATCATCACCCCCGTCACCTTTCTCCTCATGTACGCCAACTCCGCCGTCAACCCAATCCTGTACACGTTCATGAGCCGCAAGTTCCGCACTTCGTCTCGTGACCTGCTCACCTGCCGCCTGTGGCAGGCCCGGCGGCCGCGCCCTCCCCGGCCCACTGTGGTGGCGAGACTCATCGGACGAGATAAGGTGGTCACTCACATGGTGTGA